One window of the Fusobacterium animalis 7_1 genome contains the following:
- a CDS encoding tyrosine-type recombinase/integrase: MLSGTLRIRNNVYYVIIYWQNEEKKQEQFPFSTGIKVNGKKEEKEANTILMEARVNFDPNNIKKMKEKYLKRKARKNIIRNTEIMNLSVYEFFEWALNIYLLKNPSLSIVTKNGYKNEVKKMKNYAPFKLISFAELTKKDIEHYLEYLFIIEKLAPSTVAKIRVVLGTLYKVAIQRELVEYNLIYKTEPIKVKKAKRKALSKEKAKIFLEALENSEYKLEFYLLIFLGLRKSELLGITIDNINFEEKSLYLEQSLIWDSENKIYVVNREMKSPLANRKFPLIPILTDFLAERINRIKEDKTFFGNTYGIDKKLNFNAEGYLCIDREGKILRKFKLNYELDKILKKIGLEHLSVHELRHTCATLMYSEGVDLKKIQYWLGHSNISTTANIYAHYDNSKNFEVIGKLEKALEKNID, encoded by the coding sequence ATGCTATCTGGAACTTTACGAATTAGAAATAATGTTTATTATGTTATAATATATTGGCAAAATGAGGAAAAAAAGCAAGAACAATTTCCATTCTCAACTGGTATTAAAGTTAATGGAAAGAAAGAGGAAAAAGAAGCAAATACTATATTAATGGAAGCAAGAGTAAATTTTGATCCAAATAATATAAAAAAAATGAAGGAAAAATATCTCAAAAGGAAAGCTAGAAAAAATATTATAAGAAATACAGAGATTATGAATTTATCTGTATATGAATTTTTTGAATGGGCTTTGAATATCTATTTACTTAAAAATCCATCTTTGAGTATTGTAACCAAAAATGGATATAAAAATGAAGTAAAAAAAATGAAAAATTATGCTCCTTTTAAATTGATAAGTTTTGCTGAGTTAACTAAAAAGGATATAGAACATTATTTAGAATACCTTTTTATAATAGAAAAATTAGCACCTTCTACAGTTGCTAAGATAAGAGTTGTGTTGGGAACTCTTTATAAAGTTGCAATTCAAAGGGAATTAGTGGAATACAATTTAATATATAAAACTGAACCAATAAAAGTAAAAAAAGCTAAAAGAAAAGCACTTTCAAAAGAAAAAGCTAAAATATTTTTAGAAGCTTTAGAAAATAGTGAATATAAATTAGAATTTTACTTACTAATATTTTTAGGGCTTAGAAAAAGTGAACTTTTAGGAATAACAATAGACAATATAAATTTTGAGGAAAAAAGTCTATACTTGGAACAATCTCTTATCTGGGATAGTGAAAATAAAATATATGTTGTTAATAGAGAAATGAAATCTCCATTAGCAAATAGGAAATTTCCTTTAATTCCTATACTTACAGATTTTTTAGCCGAAAGAATAAATAGGATAAAAGAAGATAAAACTTTTTTCGGAAATACTTATGGTATAGATAAAAAATTGAATTTTAATGCTGAAGGATACTTATGTATTGATAGAGAAGGAAAAATTTTAAGAAAGTTTAAATTAAATTATGAATTAGATAAAATTTTAAAAAAAATAGGATTAGAGCATTTAAGTGTACATGAATTACGACATACTTGTGCAACACTAATGTATTCAGAAGGAGTTGATTTAAAAAAAATACAATATTGGTTAGGTCATTCTAATATTTCAACAACAGCAAATATTTATGCACATTATGATAACAGCAAAAACTTTGAAGTTATTGGAAAATTAGAAAAAGCATTAGAAAAAAATATTGATTAA
- the eutJ gene encoding ethanolamine utilization protein EutJ, which produces MNLNKVNKYIKDFEKTITKPKTNFDKSKFYVGVDLGTANIVITILDKNANPVAGAIQRSRVVRDGIVVDFMGAISIVKKLKQDLEEKLGIEITEGCTAIPPGVEQGSVKAIVNVIESAGIDILKVIDEPTAASYVLGITDGVVVDLGGGTTGISILEKGKVVFVADEPTGGTHMTLVLAGSYGVDFETAEDIKTDKKREKEVFTQITPVLEKMASIVKKYIKGYKVKDVFLVGGACSFADSEKIFEKELGLNIYKPYMPIYITPIGIALAGMKD; this is translated from the coding sequence ATGAATTTAAATAAAGTAAATAAATATATTAAAGATTTTGAAAAAACTATTACAAAACCAAAAACAAATTTTGATAAAAGTAAATTCTATGTTGGAGTTGACTTAGGTACTGCAAATATTGTTATAACTATTTTAGATAAAAATGCTAATCCTGTTGCTGGTGCTATCCAACGTTCAAGAGTTGTAAGAGACGGTATTGTTGTAGATTTTATGGGAGCAATATCAATAGTAAAAAAATTAAAACAAGATTTAGAAGAGAAATTAGGAATTGAGATTACAGAAGGTTGTACTGCTATTCCTCCTGGTGTTGAGCAAGGAAGTGTTAAAGCAATAGTAAATGTGATTGAATCAGCTGGGATAGATATATTAAAAGTTATAGATGAGCCAACTGCTGCTTCTTATGTTTTAGGAATTACAGATGGTGTGGTGGTAGATTTAGGTGGTGGAACAACTGGGATTAGTATTTTAGAAAAAGGAAAGGTTGTATTTGTTGCAGATGAACCAACTGGTGGAACTCATATGACTTTGGTTTTAGCTGGTAGTTATGGAGTAGATTTTGAAACAGCTGAGGATATAAAAACTGATAAGAAAAGAGAAAAAGAAGTGTTTACACAAATTACTCCTGTTTTAGAAAAAATGGCTTCTATTGTAAAAAAATATATAAAAGGTTATAAGGTTAAAGATGTATTTTTAGTTGGAGGTGCTTGTAGCTTTGCTGATAGTGAAAAAATTTTTGAAAAAGAGCTAGGACTAAATATTTATAAACCATATATGCCTATCTATATTACTCCTATTGGAATAGCACTTGCTGGAATGAAGGATTAA
- a CDS encoding DUF4261 domain-containing protein: protein MSTSAFTGFVLLSEAKFDIDKFLKDLKEDWNITVNLGKENKEKDMLVGDIDGIMVAVALMPAPIPNNEAVESAKTNYKWKDAVKVAEEHKAHIIVSLLEEPNLVDGAKLYTKIISALTKQENCTGINVLGTVLNPDMYRDFTKYYEENNMFPVENMIFIGLYGSEDGKINAYTYGMEDFGKKEMEIIASSQKPEDVYYFLQGVADYVITSDVILQDGETIGFSAEQKIPISQSKGIAVNGTTLKLGY from the coding sequence ATGAGTACTAGTGCATTTACAGGTTTTGTACTGTTAAGTGAAGCTAAATTTGATATAGATAAATTTTTGAAAGATTTAAAAGAAGATTGGAATATTACAGTGAATTTAGGTAAAGAGAATAAAGAAAAAGATATGTTAGTAGGAGATATTGATGGTATAATGGTAGCTGTTGCTTTAATGCCTGCCCCTATTCCAAATAATGAAGCAGTAGAAAGTGCTAAAACAAATTATAAATGGAAAGATGCAGTTAAAGTTGCTGAAGAACATAAGGCTCATATAATAGTTTCACTTTTAGAAGAACCTAATTTAGTAGATGGTGCAAAATTATACACAAAAATTATATCAGCACTTACAAAACAAGAAAATTGTACTGGAATTAATGTATTAGGAACAGTTTTAAATCCTGATATGTACAGAGATTTTACAAAATATTATGAAGAAAATAATATGTTTCCAGTGGAAAATATGATATTTATTGGATTATATGGCTCAGAAGATGGGAAAATAAATGCTTATACTTATGGAATGGAAGATTTTGGAAAGAAAGAGATGGAAATAATCGCTAGTTCACAAAAACCAGAAGATGTCTATTACTTCTTACAAGGTGTTGCAGATTATGTAATAACTTCTGATGTAATATTACAAGATGGTGAAACAATAGGCTTCTCAGCAGAACAAAAAATTCCTATATCTCAATCAAAAGGTATAGCTGTTAATGGGACTACATTAAAATTAGGATATTAG
- a CDS encoding HutD family protein, with product MNKVIKKDDWKVSVWAGGTTNEIFIYPENSSYVDRAFKARISVATTNNGEKSLFTNLPGVERYISKLSGDMKLQHIDHYDVEMEDYQIDRFRGDWETYSWGKYKDFNLMLKGIRGDLYYRQIRSKCRLHLEKDSTVVFLYVVDGKINVNGTDLETEDFYITDDNILDVFGNNPKIYYGFIKEWDQ from the coding sequence ATGAATAAAGTTATTAAAAAAGATGATTGGAAAGTTTCTGTGTGGGCAGGAGGAACAACAAATGAGATTTTTATATACCCTGAAAATTCTAGTTATGTAGACAGAGCTTTTAAGGCTAGAATAAGTGTTGCAACTACAAATAATGGAGAGAAGTCATTATTTACAAATTTACCAGGTGTGGAAAGATATATATCAAAATTATCAGGAGATATGAAACTTCAACATATAGATCACTATGATGTGGAAATGGAGGACTACCAAATAGATAGATTTAGAGGAGATTGGGAAACATACTCTTGGGGAAAATACAAAGATTTTAATTTAATGTTAAAAGGAATAAGAGGAGATTTATATTATAGACAAATAAGGTCTAAATGCCGATTACATCTTGAAAAAGATAGTACAGTGGTCTTTCTATATGTTGTTGATGGAAAGATTAATGTCAATGGAACAGATTTAGAAACAGAAGATTTTTATATTACAGATGATAATATATTAGATGTTTTTGGAAATAATCCAAAAATATATTATGGATTTATTAAGGAATGGGATCAATAG
- a CDS encoding HPr family phosphocarrier protein: protein MKSVKVHIKNKKGLHARPSSLFVQLVTKYDSDISVKSEDETVNGKSIMGLMLLAAEEGRELELIADGPDEDAMLKELVDLIEVKKFNEE, encoded by the coding sequence ATGAAATCAGTAAAAGTACATATAAAAAATAAAAAAGGGTTACATGCAAGACCTTCATCTCTATTTGTACAATTAGTTACAAAGTATGATTCTGATATCAGTGTTAAATCAGAAGATGAAACTGTAAATGGAAAAAGTATTATGGGACTTATGCTTTTGGCTGCTGAAGAAGGTAGAGAATTAGAATTAATAGCAGATGGACCAGATGAAGATGCCATGCTCAAAGAGTTAGTTGATTTAATAGAAGTAAAAAAATTCAATGAGGAGTAA
- the pykF gene encoding pyruvate kinase PykF, giving the protein MKKTKIVCTIGPATESVETLKELLNRGMNVMRLNFSHGDYEEHGMRIKNFRQAMSETGIRGGLLLDTKGPEIRTMLLKDGKDVSIKAGQKFTFTTDQTVIGDNERVAVTYENFAKDLKVGDMVLVDDGLLELDVTEIKGNEVICIARNNGDLGQKKGINLPNVSVNLPALSEKDVEDLKFGCQNNIDFVAASFIRKADDVRQVRKVLQENGGEKVQIISKIESQEGLNNFDEILEASDGIMVARGDLGVEIPVEEVPCAQKMMIKKCNRAGKVVITATQMLDSMIKNPRPTRAEANDVANAIIDGTDAVMLSGETAKGKYPLEAVDVMNKIAKKVDSTIASFYIGRSNNRHDITSAVAEGSADISERLEAKLIVVGTESGRAARNMRRYFPKANILAITNNEKTANQLILSRGVIPYVDASPKTLEEFFILAETVAKRLKLVENGDIIVVTCGESVFIQGTTNSIKVIQVKA; this is encoded by the coding sequence TTGAAAAAAACAAAAATAGTTTGTACTATTGGTCCAGCAACAGAATCAGTAGAAACTTTAAAAGAATTATTAAATAGAGGAATGAATGTAATGAGATTAAATTTCTCTCATGGTGATTATGAAGAGCATGGAATGAGAATTAAGAATTTTAGACAAGCTATGTCTGAAACAGGAATTAGAGGAGGGTTGTTACTTGATACTAAGGGTCCAGAAATAAGAACAATGCTTTTAAAAGATGGGAAGGATGTAAGTATTAAAGCTGGACAAAAATTTACTTTTACAACAGATCAAACAGTTATTGGTGATAATGAAAGAGTAGCAGTAACTTATGAAAATTTTGCAAAAGATTTAAAAGTTGGAGATATGGTCTTAGTTGATGATGGTTTACTTGAACTGGATGTTACAGAAATAAAGGGAAATGAAGTTATATGTATAGCCAGAAATAATGGAGATTTAGGACAAAAGAAAGGAATAAATTTACCTAATGTTTCTGTTAATTTGCCAGCATTATCTGAAAAAGATGTAGAAGATTTAAAGTTTGGTTGTCAAAATAATATAGATTTTGTAGCAGCATCATTTATAAGAAAGGCTGATGATGTAAGACAAGTTAGAAAAGTTCTTCAAGAAAATGGAGGAGAAAAAGTACAAATTATTTCTAAAATAGAAAGTCAAGAAGGACTTAATAATTTTGATGAAATTTTAGAAGCATCTGATGGAATAATGGTAGCAAGAGGAGATTTAGGAGTAGAAATTCCTGTTGAAGAAGTTCCTTGTGCTCAAAAAATGATGATAAAAAAATGTAATAGAGCAGGAAAAGTTGTAATTACAGCAACTCAAATGTTGGATTCGATGATAAAGAATCCAAGACCTACAAGAGCAGAAGCCAATGATGTGGCTAATGCTATAATAGATGGAACAGATGCAGTAATGTTATCTGGAGAAACAGCAAAAGGAAAGTATCCTTTGGAAGCGGTTGATGTGATGAATAAAATTGCCAAAAAAGTGGATTCAACAATAGCCTCATTTTATATAGGAAGATCTAATAATAGACATGATATAACATCTGCTGTGGCAGAAGGAAGTGCTGATATAAGTGAAAGATTAGAAGCAAAACTTATAGTTGTTGGTACAGAATCTGGGAGAGCTGCAAGAAATATGAGAAGATATTTTCCTAAGGCAAATATTTTAGCAATTACTAATAATGAAAAAACAGCAAATCAGTTGATTCTATCAAGAGGTGTAATTCCTTATGTTGATGCTTCACCAAAAACTTTGGAAGAATTTTTCATTTTAGCAGAAACTGTTGCTAAAAGATTAAAATTAGTTGAAAATGGTGATATAATTGTAGTAACCTGTGGAGAAAGTGTATTTATACAAGGTACAACAAACTCAATAAAAGTAATACAAGTAAAAGCATAG
- the eno gene encoding phosphopyruvate hydratase — protein sequence MTGIVDVIGREILDSRGNPTVEVDVILECGAIGRAAVPSGASTGSHEAVELRDEDKSRYLGKGVLKAVNNVNTEIREALLGMDALNQVAIDKIMIELDGTANKGRLGANAILGVSLAVSKAAAEALGQPLYKYLGGVNAKELPLPMMNILNGGAHADSAVDVQEFMIQPVGAKSFREAMQMGAEVFHHLGKILKANGDSTNVGNEGGYAPSKIQGTEGALSLISEAVKAAGYELGKDITFALDAASSEFCEKVNGEYQYHFKREGGIVRNTDAMIKWYEELINKYPIVSIEDGLGEDDWDGWVKLTQAIGDRVQIVGDDLFVTNTERLKKGIELGAGNSILIKLNQIGSLTETLDAIEMAKRAGYTAVVSHRSGETEDATIADVAVATNAGQIKTGSTSRTDRMAKYNQLLRIEEELGSVAQYNGRSVFYNIKK from the coding sequence ATGACAGGGATAGTAGATGTAATTGGAAGAGAAATACTAGATTCAAGAGGAAATCCAACAGTGGAAGTAGATGTTATATTAGAATGTGGGGCAATAGGAAGGGCTGCTGTTCCATCTGGAGCTTCAACTGGAAGTCATGAAGCAGTTGAGTTAAGAGATGAAGATAAATCAAGATATTTAGGAAAAGGAGTTTTAAAAGCAGTAAATAATGTAAATACAGAAATTAGAGAAGCTCTTTTAGGAATGGATGCTTTAAATCAAGTTGCTATTGATAAAATAATGATAGAATTAGATGGAACTGCTAATAAAGGAAGATTAGGAGCTAATGCTATATTAGGTGTATCTCTTGCTGTATCAAAAGCAGCAGCAGAAGCATTAGGACAACCTTTATATAAATATTTAGGTGGAGTAAATGCAAAAGAATTACCACTACCTATGATGAATATTTTAAATGGAGGAGCACATGCTGATTCAGCCGTTGATGTACAAGAATTTATGATACAACCAGTTGGAGCAAAATCTTTTAGAGAAGCTATGCAAATGGGAGCAGAAGTTTTTCATCATTTAGGAAAAATTTTAAAAGCTAATGGTGATTCAACAAATGTTGGAAATGAAGGAGGATATGCTCCATCAAAAATTCAAGGAACAGAAGGAGCTTTATCTTTAATCAGTGAAGCAGTAAAAGCTGCTGGTTATGAACTAGGTAAGGATATTACATTTGCCTTAGATGCAGCATCAAGTGAATTTTGTGAAAAGGTAAATGGAGAATATCAATATCATTTTAAAAGAGAAGGTGGAATAGTTAGAAATACTGATGCCATGATAAAATGGTATGAAGAATTAATAAATAAATATCCAATAGTTTCAATAGAAGATGGTTTAGGTGAAGATGACTGGGATGGTTGGGTAAAACTAACTCAGGCTATTGGAGATAGAGTTCAAATAGTTGGAGATGACTTATTTGTAACTAACACTGAAAGATTGAAAAAAGGAATAGAATTAGGAGCAGGAAACTCTATTCTTATAAAATTAAATCAAATAGGTTCATTAACTGAAACATTGGATGCAATAGAAATGGCAAAAAGAGCAGGATATACAGCTGTTGTATCTCATAGGTCAGGAGAAACAGAAGATGCAACAATAGCTGATGTGGCTGTTGCAACTAATGCAGGTCAAATTAAAACTGGTTCAACTTCAAGAACAGATAGAATGGCTAAATACAATCAATTATTAAGAATTGAAGAAGAATTAGGTTCTGTTGCTCAATACAATGGAAGAAGTGTTTTTTATAACATTAAAAAATAA
- a CDS encoding bifunctional 4-hydroxy-3-methylbut-2-enyl diphosphate reductase/30S ribosomal protein S1, whose product MEIIRAKYMGFCFGVLEAINVCNSLVEEKGKKYILGMLVHNKQVVEDMQRKGFKLVTEEELLQDVDSLKENDIVVIRAHGTSKKVHEKLKERKVKVFDATCIFVNKIRQEIEIANEKGYSILFMGDRDHPEVKGVISFADDIQIFESYEEATKLKIDLDKTYLLSTQTTLNKRKFEEVKKFFKENYKNVIIFDKICGATAVRQKAVEDLAVKVELMIVVGDTKSSNTKKLYEISKKLNDNTYLIENEEQLDLDIFSGKKVVGITAGASTPEETIMNIEKKIRGIYKMSNVNENQNEFSQMLEEFLPNQEKRVEGVIESMDQNFSYLDVPGERTAVRVRTDELKGYKVGDTVEVLITGLSEEDDDQEYITASRKKIEVEKNWEKIEDSFKNKTILDAEVTKKIKGGYLVQALLYPGFLPNSLSEIPDNEEKVVGKKIQVIVKDIKVDPKDKRNKKITYSVKDIKIAEQEKEFAALEVGQIVDCVVTEVLDFGLAVDINTLKGFIHISEVSWKRLDKLSDIYKVGDHIKAVIVSLDEAKRNVKLSIKKLEEDPWATVANEFKVNDEVEGTVTKVLPYGAFVEIKPGIEGLVHISDFSWTKKKVNVSDYVKEGEKVKVRITDLHPEDRKLKLGIKQLVANPWETAEKDFAVGTVIKGKIVEVKPFGIFVEIADGIDAFVHSSDYNWIGEETPKFEIGNEVELKITELDLNNKKIKGSLKALRKSPWEHVLEEYKVGTTVEKKIKTVADFGLFIELIKGIDGFIPTQFASKEFIKNIRDKFKEGDIVKAQVVEVNKDTQKIKLSIKKIEIEEEKREEREQIEKYSTSSSEE is encoded by the coding sequence ATGGAAATTATTAGGGCAAAATATATGGGGTTTTGCTTTGGAGTTTTGGAAGCTATTAATGTTTGTAACTCTTTGGTTGAAGAAAAAGGGAAAAAGTATATTCTAGGAATGCTTGTTCATAATAAACAAGTTGTAGAAGATATGCAAAGAAAAGGTTTTAAACTTGTGACAGAAGAAGAATTACTTCAAGATGTGGATAGTTTAAAAGAAAATGATATAGTGGTTATAAGAGCACATGGGACTTCTAAGAAAGTACACGAAAAACTAAAAGAGAGAAAAGTCAAAGTTTTTGATGCCACTTGTATATTTGTGAATAAAATAAGGCAAGAGATAGAAATAGCAAATGAAAAAGGTTATAGTATTCTATTTATGGGAGATAGAGATCATCCAGAGGTAAAAGGTGTTATTTCTTTTGCTGATGATATTCAAATATTTGAAAGTTATGAAGAAGCTACAAAGTTAAAAATTGATTTAGATAAAACTTATCTATTATCAACACAAACGACTCTGAATAAAAGAAAATTTGAAGAGGTTAAAAAATTTTTTAAAGAAAACTATAAAAATGTGATAATTTTTGATAAAATATGTGGTGCAACAGCTGTTAGACAAAAAGCAGTTGAGGATTTAGCTGTAAAAGTTGAATTAATGATAGTAGTTGGGGATACTAAAAGCTCAAATACAAAAAAATTATATGAAATATCTAAAAAATTAAATGATAATACTTATCTTATTGAGAATGAGGAACAGTTAGATTTAGATATTTTTAGTGGTAAAAAGGTAGTAGGAATTACTGCTGGAGCATCAACACCAGAAGAAACAATAATGAATATAGAAAAAAAAATAAGGGGGATATATAAAATGTCTAATGTAAATGAAAACCAAAATGAATTCTCGCAAATGTTGGAGGAATTCCTACCAAATCAAGAAAAGAGAGTTGAAGGAGTTATAGAGTCTATGGATCAAAACTTTTCATATCTTGATGTTCCTGGTGAAAGAACAGCAGTAAGAGTAAGAACAGATGAATTAAAAGGCTATAAAGTTGGAGATACTGTTGAAGTTTTAATAACTGGGTTATCAGAAGAAGATGATGATCAAGAATATATAACAGCTTCAAGAAAAAAAATTGAAGTGGAAAAGAATTGGGAAAAAATAGAAGATTCTTTCAAAAATAAAACTATTTTAGATGCAGAAGTTACTAAAAAAATAAAGGGAGGATACTTAGTACAGGCTTTATTGTATCCTGGATTCTTACCTAATTCACTTTCAGAAATTCCTGATAATGAAGAAAAAGTTGTAGGAAAGAAAATACAAGTCATAGTAAAAGATATAAAAGTAGATCCAAAAGATAAGAGAAATAAGAAGATTACTTATTCAGTAAAAGATATCAAAATAGCAGAACAAGAAAAAGAATTTGCAGCTTTAGAAGTTGGGCAAATTGTTGATTGCGTTGTTACAGAAGTTTTAGACTTTGGATTGGCAGTTGATATAAATACTTTAAAAGGATTTATCCATATTTCAGAAGTATCTTGGAAAAGATTAGATAAATTATCAGATATTTATAAGGTTGGAGATCATATTAAAGCAGTAATTGTTTCGTTAGATGAAGCAAAAAGAAATGTGAAATTATCTATTAAAAAACTTGAAGAAGATCCTTGGGCAACAGTAGCTAATGAATTTAAAGTAAATGATGAAGTTGAAGGAACAGTTACAAAGGTTTTACCTTACGGGGCTTTTGTTGAAATTAAACCTGGTATAGAAGGACTTGTACATATTTCTGATTTTAGCTGGACTAAGAAGAAAGTTAATGTTTCAGATTATGTAAAAGAAGGAGAAAAAGTAAAAGTTAGAATAACTGATTTACATCCAGAAGATAGAAAATTAAAATTAGGAATAAAACAATTAGTAGCTAACCCTTGGGAAACTGCTGAAAAAGATTTTGCTGTTGGTACAGTAATTAAAGGAAAAATTGTTGAAGTAAAACCGTTTGGGATATTTGTTGAAATAGCAGATGGAATAGATGCTTTTGTTCATAGCTCAGATTATAATTGGATAGGAGAAGAAACTCCTAAATTTGAAATCGGAAATGAAGTTGAGTTAAAAATAACTGAACTTGATTTAAATAATAAAAAAATTAAAGGAAGTTTAAAGGCTCTAAGAAAAAGTCCTTGGGAACATGTATTAGAAGAATATAAAGTTGGTACAACAGTTGAAAAGAAAATAAAAACTGTTGCAGATTTTGGTCTATTTATTGAATTAATAAAGGGAATAGATGGATTTATACCTACTCAATTTGCTTCTAAGGAATTTATAAAAAATATTAGAGATAAATTTAAAGAAGGAGATATTGTTAAAGCACAAGTTGTTGAAGTCAATAAGGATACACAAAAAATAAAATTATCTATTAAAAAAATAGAAATTGAAGAAGAAAAAAGAGAAGAAAGAGAACAAATTGAAAAATATTCTACTTCATCATCAGAAGAATAA
- the rfaE1 gene encoding D-glycero-beta-D-manno-heptose-7-phosphate kinase translates to MISKLIENFKNIKIAVIGDLMLDEYIMGKVDRISPEAPVPVVKVTEEKFVLGGAANVINNLAALGANVYCGGLVGKDKNAEKLINAFPKNVDCNLILKVDNRPTIVKKRVIAGHQQLLRLDWEEEFYINEDEENIIIKNLKNHIKELNAVILSDYNKGLLTKSLSQKIINLCRENNVIVTVDPKPKNISNFVGASSITPNKKEAYAAVDANALENIDIVGEKLKKKYNLDTVLITRSEEGMTLYDKEIHNIPTYAKEVYDVTGAGDTVISVFTLAKAAGATWEEAAKIANAAGGIVVGKIGTSTVSEKELVETYNSIYKEK, encoded by the coding sequence ATGATAAGTAAATTAATAGAAAATTTCAAAAATATTAAAATTGCTGTTATTGGAGATTTAATGTTAGATGAATATATTATGGGTAAGGTAGATAGAATTTCTCCTGAAGCACCTGTTCCTGTTGTTAAAGTTACAGAAGAAAAATTTGTTTTAGGTGGTGCTGCAAATGTTATCAACAACCTTGCTGCCTTAGGAGCTAATGTTTATTGTGGTGGACTTGTAGGAAAAGATAAAAATGCAGAAAAACTTATCAATGCTTTTCCTAAAAATGTTGATTGCAATTTAATTTTAAAAGTTGATAATAGACCTACTATTGTAAAAAAAAGAGTAATAGCAGGGCATCAACAACTTTTAAGACTTGATTGGGAAGAAGAATTTTATATCAATGAAGATGAAGAAAATATAATAATAAAAAATCTTAAAAATCATATAAAAGAATTGAATGCAGTTATTTTATCTGATTACAATAAGGGACTTTTAACAAAATCTCTTTCACAAAAAATTATAAATCTATGTAGAGAAAATAATGTGATTGTTACTGTTGACCCTAAACCAAAAAATATCTCTAATTTTGTAGGAGCTTCCTCTATCACTCCAAATAAAAAAGAAGCCTATGCAGCAGTTGATGCAAATGCCCTAGAAAATATTGATATAGTTGGAGAAAAATTAAAGAAAAAATATAATTTAGATACTGTTTTAATAACAAGAAGTGAAGAAGGAATGACTTTATATGATAAAGAAATACATAATATTCCTACTTATGCAAAAGAAGTTTATGATGTAACTGGTGCAGGAGATACGGTTATTTCAGTTTTCACTTTGGCAAAGGCTGCTGGTGCAACTTGGGAAGAAGCTGCAAAAATTGCTAATGCTGCTGGTGGAATAGTGGTTGGAAAGATTGGTACTTCTACTGTTAGTGAAAAGGAATTAGTTGAAACATATAATAGTATTTACAAGGAGAAATAA